In Streptomyces rapamycinicus NRRL 5491, the genomic stretch GGACCGGCTGCTCGCGCTGCGCGACGCGCAGCCGCCCGACCTGTACGGCGCCCTATCTCCGCTCAGCGTCATCGCCACCGAGGCGGCGTGGCGAGAGGGCGACGCCTGGCAGCGCGACCTGCTCACCGTGCTGGACCGCAACCGCCGACGCGTTCATCGGGTGGTGAGCACCGAGCTCCCGCAGCTGCGTCACCACCTGCCGGAGGCCACCTATCTGGCCTGGTTCGACGCACGGCCGCTGGGGCTCGGCGAACCGCCCGTGGAGAGAGTGCTGAGGGAGGGTGATGTCCTGCTCGACGGGGGCAGCCCCTTCGGCCCGGACGCCGACGGCTTCCTGCGGCTGAACTTCGCCACGTCCCATGCCGTCCTCGAGGACATCCTGGACGGACTCGTCCGAGCGCTGCGACCGGGGCTGAATCCGGGTAGGTGAAATCCCCTGGCGTGGCGGCCGGAAGGGCCGGAGACTCATCCCATGGCTGACATGGGGGCGTTCCGGGAAGCGGTCACCGCGTGGGCGGCCGGTGGCCCCGGCGGCCCCGCGCACGAGCTGGCCGCGCGGCTGCCCGTCCGGGCGGTCGTCCTGCTCGAAGGGCCGAGCGACGCCGCGGCGGTCGGCACGCTGGCCGCCCGCCACGGCCGGGACCTGGCCGCCGAAGGAGTCTGCGTCCTGCCGATGGGCGGCGCCATGAGCGTCGGACGCTTCGCCCATCTCCTCGGGCCACCCGGCCTGGGCCTCCGCCTCACCGGGCTGTGCGACGAGGCGGAGCGCCGCTTCTACACCCGCGGTCTGGAGCGGGCCGGCGCGGCGCGGCAGGAGTTCTTCGTCTGCTCGGCGGATCTGGAGGACGAGCTCATCCGCGCCCTGGGCGTGACACGGGTGGCGGAGCTCGTCCGGGCGGAGGGCGATCTGCGCGCCCTGCAGACCTTTCTGCGCCAGCCCGCACAGCAGGGCCGCACCTCACAGCAGCAGTTGCGGCGCTTCCTCGGTACGAAGAAGGGGCGGAAGATCCACTACGGCCGCGTCCTCGTCGCGGCCCTCGACGACGACCGCGTACCCGCGCCACTCGACGCCCTGCTCACCAGCCTCTGACCCCGGAAGCCGTGGCCGACCGTACGTCATGTCGTGACGTCCACCAGGACCTTGCCGACCGCGCCGCTCTCCACCGCTCGGTGCGCGTCGGCGGTGCGGTCGAGCGGAAAGCGGACCAGCGGCAGGCCGTGCTCCTCGCCGACCGGCAGCGCGCCGCCGCGCACCGCTGCGGCGACGTCCTCTACGGCCGCGGCGAGCGGCCCTGAGCCGACCGTGTAGAGCACCACGAACTGGAAGCGTGTGTTGAGCACCATGTTCCGCATCACGTCGAGCTCGACCGGCTTGCCACCGTCGTTGCCGTAGGTCGAGATCGTGCCGCGGGTCCGCAGCACGGCCGTGTCCAGTGCGAGGTTCGCGCCCAGCGCCACCTCGGCGACGATGTCGACGCCGTCCGGGGCGATCTCGCGGATCCCGGCGGCCGGGTCGCCCTCGCGATAGTTGATCACGTGGTGGGCCCCGGCGGCGGTGGCCAGCCGGGCCTTCTCCGGGCCGCTGACCGTGCTGATCACGGTGGCGCCGGCCCATCGGGCGAGCTGGATCACCGCGTGCCCGACCGCCCCGGCCCCGCCCGCGGCGAGCACCACCTTCCCGTCGAGCGCCCCGGGCCGCAGACGGCGCGGCCCGTCCTCGGCGACGGTGAGCGCGCGGTGCGCGGTGAGCGCGGGGACGCCGAGTGAGGCGCCGACGTCGAAACCGGCCTCGTCGGGCAGCGGCACGGCCCGCTCGGCGGGCACGACGGTGAACTCGGCGGCGGTGCCGGTGGGCCGCCCGGCGGCGGCCAGGAACAGCCAGACCCGCTGACCGACCCGGCTCCGGTCGACCCCCTCACCCACGGCATCGATCGTGCCGGCGCCATCGAGGTGCGGGGTGACCTCGGGGAATTGCTTGGGGCCCGAGGCGCCGGAGCGGGCCTTCCAGTCGGTCGGGTTGATCCCGGACACGGCGATCCGGACACGAACCTCGCCCGGGCCGGGCGCGGGCAGGTCGCGGTCGACGAGCCGAAGAACGTCGGGGTCGCCGTTGTCGCGGTAGATGATGGCCTTCATGATCCGTCCTCAGAGCCTGGTGGAGCGGGGTTTACCGGCGCGGCCCGACGTTCGGTCAGGGCGTCCGGCGTAGGGTCGCGACCCTGGTCGTGTTGGTTCCGGTCAGCCGATGGGGGCCTCGTTGGAGCGGGACTCGATGGCATCGAGGGCGGCGAGGGTCGCGGCGTCGATTGTGATCCCGCTGACCGCCATGTTGGCCTCGAGGTGGGCGGGGTCGGCGGTGCCGGGGATGAGCAGCACGTTCGGGGCGTGGTGCAGCAGCCAGGCGAGGCCGACCTGGGAGGGCGTGACACCCAGGGACTCGGCCGCGGCCTGAACGGCCGGTTCCTCGGTGGCCTTGGGCAGACCGGGGAAGGCCCCGCCGAGCGGGAAGAACGGCACCCAGGCGATGCCCTCGGCCGCGCACAGTCCGAGCATGTCCTCGTCGTCGC encodes the following:
- a CDS encoding TOPRIM nucleotidyl transferase/hydrolase domain-containing protein, with the protein product MADMGAFREAVTAWAAGGPGGPAHELAARLPVRAVVLLEGPSDAAAVGTLAARHGRDLAAEGVCVLPMGGAMSVGRFAHLLGPPGLGLRLTGLCDEAERRFYTRGLERAGAARQEFFVCSADLEDELIRALGVTRVAELVRAEGDLRALQTFLRQPAQQGRTSQQQLRRFLGTKKGRKIHYGRVLVAALDDDRVPAPLDALLTSL
- a CDS encoding NADPH:quinone reductase; its protein translation is MKAIIYRDNGDPDVLRLVDRDLPAPGPGEVRVRIAVSGINPTDWKARSGASGPKQFPEVTPHLDGAGTIDAVGEGVDRSRVGQRVWLFLAAAGRPTGTAAEFTVVPAERAVPLPDEAGFDVGASLGVPALTAHRALTVAEDGPRRLRPGALDGKVVLAAGGAGAVGHAVIQLARWAGATVISTVSGPEKARLATAAGAHHVINYREGDPAAGIREIAPDGVDIVAEVALGANLALDTAVLRTRGTISTYGNDGGKPVELDVMRNMVLNTRFQFVVLYTVGSGPLAAAVEDVAAAVRGGALPVGEEHGLPLVRFPLDRTADAHRAVESGAVGKVLVDVTT